CACACCGCGCACAGGATCAGCCACTGGTCGTTCCGGGCCAGCACCTTCACCTGCTCCAGGATCGGCTGGCGTTGTACGCGGTGCACCACACGCTCGGTGGTGGTGAAGAAGCAGAACAGGAACAGCGCCACGCCCAGCACCGCCATCAGCGCCATCGCCGCCTGGTAGCCGGCGGCCTTGCTGCCGTTGCCCCAGCGGTCGGCCAGGATCGGCACCACGATGGTGACCATGAAGGCGCCGACCTTGGCCAGGAACAGGCGGTAGCCGTTGGCCGACAGGCGCTCCTGCGGGTCGGCGGTCAGGCCGCTGATCAGCGAGATGTAGGGCACGCCCACGCCCGAGGTCATCAGCGTCATCAGGATGTAGGTCGAATAGGCCCACACCAGCTTGGCGTCGTAGCCCCAGTCCGGCGTGGAAAACACCATGGATACCGAGACGCCGTAGGGCACTGCCAGCAGCAGCAGGTACGGGCGGTAGCGCCCCCAGCGCGTGAGGAAGCTGTCGGTCATCTGGCCCACCGCCAGGTCGGACAGCGCGCCGACGATCTTGACCAGCATGAACAGCAGGGCCAGGTCGCCGGTCTTGAGGCCGTAGATGTCGGTGTAGAAGAAGGTGATGATCAGCATCATCGACGAGATCACCACGTTGAGCGCCATGTCGCCGGCGCCGAAACCCACTTTTTCCAGGGTCGAGAGTTGCTGTGTGTGCGGGGTTTGCATGCGGCTTCCTTCCAAACGACGAGGGCGCCACCCGATTTCCATCGCAGCGGCACCCTGATTATTTCGACTGTTCAGGCAGCCGCGCTCACATCTTCCAGCGCAGCGCCAGGCCCACCACGCGGTCGTAGCGGCGCACGTCGCGCGGCAACAGCGGCGTGCCGTGGTAGTCGTGGTAGGCCTGGTTCAGCAGGTTGCTGCCGTCCAGCGTCACGGTCATGCGCTCGTCGATCTTGTACGACAGCGAGGCATCCAGGGTCTTGATCGGGTCGACGATCAGATCCACGCCCAGGCCGCGGTAGTTGTAGGTGTCGACGAACTTGTCGCGCCAGCTGTAGGCCAGGCGCGCCGACCACGGGCCGCGCTCGTACAGGCCGACCAGGTTATAGGCGCGCTTCGACATGCCGGCGAAGGTGTTGCGGCTGCCGTCGGCTTCGTTCATGCCGCCGTCCATGTAGGTGAAGTTGGCCTGCATGCCCAGCCCGCTCATCCAGCCCGGCAGGCTGGAGAAGAACTGCTGGTAGGCGCCCTCGAAGCCGTACAGCTTGGCGGTGTCGAGGTTGTACGGACGGCTGACCAGGTACTGCTGGCCGTTGATGGTCTCGACCGCGTCGCGGCGGCGCAGGTAATTCTTGAAGTCGTGCTGGAACACGGTGCCGGTGAGCGAACCGTCCTTGGCGAAATACCATTCCAGCGCCAGGTCGAGGTTGCGCGCTTCCTGCGGCTTCAGGTTGGGGTTGCCCGAGGTGCCGGTCGGCAGGTTGGCATTGGTGGTGGTGACCGAACCCAGCGTCAGGCCCGGATTGTAGTCGCCGAAGGCCGCGCGCTCGATCGCCTTGCCGGCCACCAGGCGGCCGATCAGGTCGGGACGGAAGCTGGCGCGCAGGTTCAGGCTGGGCAGCACGTTGGTGGTGGTGCCGGACACCGAGACCGGCGTCACCGGCCCCGTGCCGGCGCGCGAGTTGCCGTCGATGCTCTGCCTGGTGCGCACCAGGCGCACGCCGGCGGTGCCGTCGACCGGGATGCCGAAGGCGTCGAAGCCGACCTTGGCCTTGCCGTACAGCGCGCTGGTGGTTTCCTCGTCGGTGTACAAGGACAGCGGATCGTCCGGCAGGCCGGCGCTGGTGCCCAGGATGGCCTGGCGCACGGCCCCGGTGTTATCCAGCAGGAAGTTCATGCAGGCGGCGTAGTACTGGTTGACGCCGTAGTTGCCATGGGTTTGCGGGCTGACGCAGGACAGGCCCGGCACGCTCGACGGCGCGCGTCCGGTGATGGTGGCCGGGCGGTAGTTGCCCAGTTCGTTCGCATGGGAAGCCTCGCGCTTGGCCACGCGCACCCCGCCCGACAGTTCCTTCAGGATGCCGGCGTCGTCCGGGGTCCAGTTGACGTCGCCGCGCCAGTCGTTGGCGCTGCCGTTCGCATGGTTGTGGTTGTCGTACAGCGCGATCATGGTCCATTTGGACGGATCGACCAGGTTCACGCCCGGGTAGTCGACGAAGCCGCCGCCGTCGCGCACGCCGCCGGTCACCGGGTGCGGCGCGGTATAGATCGAATCGAGGATCGGGTTTTCCTGGCGGTAGGTCGAGACCGTGCGCACCAGTTCCGACGACAGGCGCACCGTCGGCGAGACGTCCCAGGTGCCGCCGATGGCGCCCTGGGTGCCGCGCGACCAGTCGCGCCGCGCCTGGG
The genomic region above belongs to Massilia forsythiae and contains:
- a CDS encoding MFS transporter translates to MQTPHTQQLSTLEKVGFGAGDMALNVVISSMMLIITFFYTDIYGLKTGDLALLFMLVKIVGALSDLAVGQMTDSFLTRWGRYRPYLLLLAVPYGVSVSMVFSTPDWGYDAKLVWAYSTYILMTLMTSGVGVPYISLISGLTADPQERLSANGYRLFLAKVGAFMVTIVVPILADRWGNGSKAAGYQAAMALMAVLGVALFLFCFFTTTERVVHRVQRQPILEQVKVLARNDQWLILCAVCVTGTIGYVIRGSVAIYYAKYYLHGDTGTVSAFLSTGVAAAIIAMVISTWVTKFYCKVKLFRYTQLMVALLSVLIYALVKPGDVALAFVLYFALSLVVDLHAPVFWSAIAETIDYGQLKTGKRVSGFAFGGISVAQKIGMGIAGSLVGVLLGTFQYQPNQEQSALALQGIALMLSVIPGFFHFLMGALMFKYRISDDYYAAVKADLRAGETVAG
- a CDS encoding TonB-dependent receptor — encoded protein: MERTASGQVPASQRRAFALRALVAALAGAGLAGSLPALAQSTDTASAAAVTNANTAANNSNDPADGAAAGTAGDRAPARDAGANVIVVNGQRQAAQSAQTIKKNAEQVVDSIVAEDIGKFPDKNVAELLGRITGVQTVRENGEAGRIVIRGLGGIRTLLNGREMFTAADRSLNLTDVPVSMLQRVDVYKSQGADMVEGGTSGVIDVRTFRPFDFKGSQTAVNVRAEHRDKTGKTDPQVGGLLSNRWKTDLGEFGLLGGLSYQRGRYHDETAWAGQPTTYTNPAGVQGADGNGRVMVTGDRKRLAANLAAQWRPNRDMQFYAEGFSTKIDVDSQSVFFVGGFPINNAASTVTTVGADGKRYLDTISNPSDTSLVLSSTQARRDWSRGTQGAIGGTWDVSPTVRLSSELVRTVSTYRQENPILDSIYTAPHPVTGGVRDGGGFVDYPGVNLVDPSKWTMIALYDNHNHANGSANDWRGDVNWTPDDAGILKELSGGVRVAKREASHANELGNYRPATITGRAPSSVPGLSCVSPQTHGNYGVNQYYAACMNFLLDNTGAVRQAILGTSAGLPDDPLSLYTDEETTSALYGKAKVGFDAFGIPVDGTAGVRLVRTRQSIDGNSRAGTGPVTPVSVSGTTTNVLPSLNLRASFRPDLIGRLVAGKAIERAAFGDYNPGLTLGSVTTTNANLPTGTSGNPNLKPQEARNLDLALEWYFAKDGSLTGTVFQHDFKNYLRRRDAVETINGQQYLVSRPYNLDTAKLYGFEGAYQQFFSSLPGWMSGLGMQANFTYMDGGMNEADGSRNTFAGMSKRAYNLVGLYERGPWSARLAYSWRDKFVDTYNYRGLGVDLIVDPIKTLDASLSYKIDERMTVTLDGSNLLNQAYHDYHGTPLLPRDVRRYDRVVGLALRWKM